Proteins encoded within one genomic window of bacterium:
- a CDS encoding ROK family protein, translating to MGYYIIGMDLGGTKIASALLDTDLDVVKSDTVYTRTDAGPEGVADQMAEAVERLTEGIGKESVLGVGVASAGLVEPGTGNVLYSPNLQWRDVPLRRMLSERLHQEVYVDNDVNMAALGELHFGAGKGVRHMVCVFVGTGIGSGIVIDGHLYEGANGFAGEVGHTTIQWDGPPCPSGNPGCWESYASGTAMARRAREALDRGEQSLMPELVGGDLSKLRVEVISEAELRGDALARRIIEETGEFLGAGLSNLVNTLNPDLIVLGGGVIRGVPQLYELAQASVRRRALPDAVEALRFAKARFGREAGVIGAGVLVKLAGRP from the coding sequence GTGGGCTACTACATCATCGGCATGGACCTGGGCGGCACCAAGATCGCCTCGGCCCTGCTCGACACCGATCTGGACGTGGTCAAGAGCGACACGGTCTACACCCGCACCGATGCGGGGCCCGAGGGAGTCGCCGACCAGATGGCCGAAGCGGTCGAGCGGCTTACCGAGGGGATCGGCAAGGAGTCGGTGCTCGGGGTGGGGGTCGCAAGCGCAGGCCTGGTCGAGCCGGGGACGGGCAACGTGCTCTACTCGCCCAACCTCCAGTGGCGCGACGTGCCGCTGCGTCGCATGCTCAGCGAGCGCCTCCATCAGGAGGTCTACGTCGACAACGACGTGAACATGGCGGCCCTGGGCGAGCTCCACTTCGGAGCGGGCAAGGGCGTGCGCCACATGGTCTGCGTCTTCGTCGGCACGGGCATCGGCTCGGGCATCGTCATCGACGGCCACCTTTACGAAGGAGCGAACGGCTTCGCGGGCGAGGTAGGGCACACGACCATCCAGTGGGACGGCCCCCCCTGCCCGAGCGGCAATCCCGGCTGCTGGGAGTCCTACGCCTCCGGCACGGCCATGGCCCGTCGGGCCCGTGAGGCCCTGGATCGCGGGGAGCAGTCGCTCATGCCGGAGCTCGTCGGGGGGGACCTGAGCAAGCTGAGGGTCGAGGTGATCTCCGAGGCGGAGCTGCGCGGCGATGCGCTCGCGCGCAGGATCATCGAGGAGACCGGGGAGTTCCTGGGGGCGGGGCTCTCGAATCTCGTCAACACCCTCAATCCCGACCTGATCGTGCTGGGGGGCGGGGTGATCCGCGGGGTACCGCAGCTCTACGAACTCGCACAGGCGAGCGTGCGCCGACGGGCGCTGCCGGATGCGGTCGAGGCCCTGCGCTTCGCCAAGGCGCGCTTCGGCCGCGAGGCGGGCGTGATCGGGGCCGGGGTCCTGGTCAAGCTCGCCGGGCGGCCATGA
- a CDS encoding heavy-metal-associated domain-containing protein, which yields MLHHREVSFFVEDITCKVCVRRIVDGLRALEGVIAVRASSGPFEEDTGLTGLGVVTVKYNPEFITHGRLKEVLERDLGFKVAEIREEGQAIST from the coding sequence ATGCTGCACCATCGGGAAGTGTCTTTCTTCGTCGAGGACATCACGTGCAAGGTGTGCGTGCGCCGGATCGTCGACGGCCTGCGGGCCCTGGAGGGCGTGATCGCCGTCAGGGCGAGCAGTGGTCCCTTCGAAGAGGACACCGGGCTGACGGGCCTCGGGGTGGTGACGGTCAAGTACAACCCCGAGTTCATCACCCACGGCCGCCTCAAGGAGGTGCTCGAACGGGATCTGGGCTTCAAGGTCGCGGAGATCCGCGAAGAAGGCCAAGCGATCAGCACCTGA
- a CDS encoding DUF5335 family protein, with translation MTTREIERSKWNDYMASLTNMCLNRPVTIQVNSEELGDQVVVERAPFLGMAPELKGSEACSVDIEVGKAGSTDAFMHEVKCADRVMVREDDKGTPLAIDIEGEDPGSHVRIKTILTWV, from the coding sequence ATGACGACGCGCGAGATCGAGCGGAGCAAGTGGAACGACTACATGGCGTCGCTGACCAACATGTGCCTCAACCGGCCCGTGACCATCCAGGTCAACAGCGAGGAGCTCGGCGATCAGGTGGTGGTGGAGCGGGCGCCCTTCCTCGGCATGGCCCCCGAGCTCAAGGGATCCGAAGCCTGCTCGGTCGACATCGAGGTGGGGAAGGCCGGTTCGACGGATGCCTTCATGCACGAGGTCAAGTGCGCCGACCGCGTGATGGTCCGCGAGGACGACAAGGGTACGCCTTTGGCCATCGACATCGAGGGCGAGGATCCGGGCTCTCACGTCCGCATCAAGACCATCCTCACCTGGGTCTAG
- the pfkB gene encoding 1-phosphofructokinase — MIATVTLNPSLDRTMTVNALVSDDTNRALAIRSDPGGKGINVSRVVRELGGRTLALGLLGGHNGQLIHRALEDEGITSAFNWIEGETRENLILHDLSTGEPYRINAPGPYVRPEEGDRIQRKIAGWAERPDFIVFSGSVPPGLPKEIYRGLIEEARSKGLRTALDADGTALSAGIEARPTLVKPNRYELERFTGRTLEGESAFLAAAEDVIKRGIEMVVVSDGPRAAYAMSATEAWIATPPAIAPQSSVGAGDAMVAGIVHRLSLGESLGEALLWGVAAGAGAAMTPGTELCHLRDVSRLVERVKLRRVGSLAIGGT, encoded by the coding sequence ATGATCGCGACGGTGACCCTTAACCCTTCGCTGGACCGGACCATGACGGTAAACGCCCTGGTCTCGGACGATACCAACCGGGCGCTTGCGATCCGCTCCGATCCCGGCGGCAAGGGGATCAACGTCTCGCGGGTGGTCCGCGAGCTCGGCGGGCGCACCCTCGCGCTGGGGCTCCTGGGGGGCCACAACGGCCAGCTCATTCATCGGGCCCTGGAGGACGAGGGGATCACCTCGGCCTTCAACTGGATCGAGGGGGAGACCCGCGAGAACCTGATCCTGCACGATCTGAGCACCGGCGAGCCCTACCGGATCAACGCGCCGGGCCCCTACGTCCGGCCGGAGGAGGGGGACCGGATCCAGCGCAAGATCGCAGGCTGGGCGGAGCGGCCCGACTTCATCGTCTTCTCGGGCAGCGTCCCGCCGGGGTTGCCCAAGGAGATCTACCGCGGCCTGATCGAGGAGGCCCGCTCCAAGGGCCTCAGGACCGCCCTCGACGCGGACGGGACGGCCCTGTCGGCGGGGATCGAGGCCCGGCCCACCCTGGTGAAACCCAATCGTTACGAGCTGGAGCGCTTCACCGGCCGCACCCTCGAAGGGGAATCGGCTTTTCTGGCCGCAGCCGAGGACGTGATCAAGCGCGGGATCGAGATGGTGGTCGTCTCGGACGGCCCGCGCGCGGCCTACGCCATGAGCGCGACGGAGGCCTGGATCGCGACGCCGCCTGCGATCGCGCCCCAGTCCTCGGTCGGAGCGGGGGATGCGATGGTCGCGGGGATCGTCCATCGCCTCTCGCTGGGCGAGAGCCTCGGCGAGGCGCTGTTGTGGGGGGTGGCCGCGGGGGCCGGGGCGGCCATGACCCCCGGCACCGAGCTGTGTCACCTCCGGGACGTGTCGCGCCTGGTCGAGCGGGTCAAGCTGCGCCGGGTCGGGTCGCTCGCCATCGGTGGAACCTAG
- a CDS encoding CCA tRNA nucleotidyltransferase, protein MPSPTHPSIPLYPAPLFDTVARHAAALGVDVHLVGGYVRDALLGRPSLDADLITSGDPEPLGRAIAKALAGHFVVLDPDFGVARVVLADGVVLDLARLQGETIEEDLSRRDLSINAIALPLVRGSEVLVDAPLLDPTGGLADLEARTVRAVSLENLIADPVRLIRVLRFAATLDFAIAFETLEWVETYKRKLLEAAYERTTAELLKILVLPDAYRWIERLFGLGILGVLTPEFTMLRRVPILEGRWLDGLAHALTRTRRLEAIVNALQTRWPAHAQAIREDLEASLGAGSTRGALVKLAALLLDIGRPFTLAYDPDGALTFEGHETEGGARIGTIAERLKLSAKAREFMEKLVRYQTAPLALDAADPVALYRLFRSAGDSSVALLLVAMADRETALGRRDPELEGRLERAFAGYFRADQMLTKPQRLLDGQGLMGALGVKPGKHVGVLLEQVLEAQLRGEIASRDEAIALAQRLHQG, encoded by the coding sequence ATGCCAAGCCCCACGCACCCGTCAATTCCCTTGTACCCCGCTCCGCTCTTCGATACGGTCGCGCGCCATGCCGCGGCCCTCGGCGTGGACGTCCACCTGGTAGGCGGCTACGTGCGCGACGCCCTGTTGGGGCGCCCCTCGCTCGATGCCGACCTCATCACGTCGGGCGATCCCGAGCCGCTCGGCCGCGCGATCGCCAAAGCGCTTGCGGGCCACTTCGTCGTCCTGGACCCGGACTTCGGCGTCGCCCGGGTGGTGCTCGCGGACGGGGTGGTGCTCGATCTGGCGCGCTTGCAGGGCGAAACCATCGAAGAGGACCTCTCGCGGCGCGACCTGAGCATCAACGCCATCGCCCTGCCCTTGGTCCGGGGCAGCGAGGTTCTGGTGGACGCCCCGCTGCTCGATCCGACCGGCGGGCTCGCGGATCTCGAAGCGCGCACCGTCCGGGCCGTCAGCCTGGAGAACCTGATCGCCGATCCGGTGCGCCTCATCCGGGTGCTGCGCTTCGCAGCCACCCTCGATTTCGCGATCGCCTTCGAGACGCTCGAATGGGTCGAGACCTACAAGCGCAAGCTCCTCGAAGCCGCCTACGAGCGCACGACCGCCGAGCTGCTCAAGATCCTCGTCCTGCCCGACGCCTACCGCTGGATCGAGCGCCTCTTCGGCCTGGGGATCCTGGGGGTGCTCACCCCCGAGTTCACCATGCTGCGCCGGGTACCGATCCTCGAAGGGCGCTGGCTGGACGGCCTCGCCCACGCCCTGACGCGCACCCGCCGCCTCGAAGCGATCGTCAACGCGCTTCAAACCCGCTGGCCCGCGCACGCCCAGGCCATCCGCGAGGACCTGGAAGCATCGCTCGGCGCGGGCAGCACCCGCGGCGCCCTGGTCAAGCTCGCCGCCCTCCTGCTCGACATCGGCAGGCCGTTCACCCTCGCCTACGATCCCGACGGGGCCCTCACCTTCGAGGGGCACGAGACCGAAGGCGGCGCGCGCATCGGCACGATCGCCGAGCGCCTCAAGCTCAGCGCCAAGGCCCGGGAGTTCATGGAGAAGCTCGTGCGGTACCAGACGGCGCCGCTCGCCCTCGACGCCGCGGACCCGGTGGCGCTCTACCGTCTCTTCCGCTCGGCGGGCGACTCCAGCGTCGCCTTGCTGCTCGTCGCCATGGCCGACCGGGAGACCGCCCTCGGCCGGCGCGACCCCGAGCTGGAAGGCCGTCTCGAACGCGCCTTTGCAGGCTACTTCCGAGCAGACCAGATGCTGACCAAGCCCCAGCGCCTGCTGGACGGCCAGGGTCTCATGGGTGCGCTCGGCGTGAAGCCCGGCAAGCACGTCGGCGTGCTACTGGAGCAGGTGCTCGAAGCCCAGCTGCGCGGCGAGATCGCAAGCCGCGACGAGGCGATCGCCCTGGCTCAGCGCCTCCACCAAGGCTGA
- a CDS encoding peptidoglycan-binding protein, whose amino-acid sequence MNIGGVPQNRLPQNRPVKAGGGVDAPQQAQTVAPQLPQQQPGADVQVMSNALSSIFTGIVNFFKSAFNWIANLFKGNSGTSTAGTVPVSPQPPVVTQPQQPVDTTQPQQPVNPAQQPGANWQTIASQYKLQPTEANVHAFLAEVQAYQTDGALGPGSADAGAIKDLQSVLAKWGYQVSATGQYDAATSQAMIAFKQANGLKQTYLAADGNFAVNEYADKATLEFIMKKLEAEMAQQPQAPVVPQPAPQQPAPQPQVNYAAVAAQYKIEASEANVNAFLAEVKAYQTQGTLGPGSADTAAIRDLQDALTRLGFQVPITSQFDAATSQAVMAFKQVNGLHQTYKNQNGNWAINEYAEPQTLQVIMAKLQAQMAQQQPAAQPAPQPAPQPQAPVAQPAPQQPAASQVNHAAVAAQYKIEASEANVNAFLAEVKSYQTDGALGPGSDQKQAITDLQTVLQKWGFAVTPNGSFDDATTKAVMEYKKQNGVHQTYKSADGSWAVNEYADKATLAHIMQKLEAEIKKAS is encoded by the coding sequence ATGAACATTGGTGGAGTGCCTCAGAACCGGCTTCCCCAGAACCGTCCCGTGAAGGCGGGCGGTGGCGTCGATGCCCCTCAGCAGGCTCAGACCGTCGCTCCCCAGCTGCCCCAGCAGCAGCCCGGCGCCGATGTCCAGGTGATGAGCAACGCTCTCTCGTCGATCTTCACCGGCATCGTCAACTTCTTCAAGAGCGCCTTCAACTGGATCGCCAACCTTTTCAAGGGCAACTCGGGCACCTCGACCGCGGGCACCGTTCCCGTGAGCCCCCAGCCCCCCGTCGTGACCCAGCCGCAGCAGCCGGTGGACACCACCCAGCCCCAGCAGCCCGTCAACCCGGCGCAGCAGCCCGGCGCTAACTGGCAGACGATCGCGAGCCAGTACAAGCTTCAGCCCACCGAGGCCAACGTCCACGCTTTCCTCGCCGAAGTCCAGGCCTACCAGACCGACGGCGCCCTCGGCCCCGGCAGCGCCGACGCCGGTGCGATCAAGGACCTCCAGAGCGTGCTCGCCAAGTGGGGCTACCAGGTTTCGGCCACCGGCCAGTACGACGCCGCCACCTCGCAGGCGATGATCGCCTTCAAGCAGGCCAACGGCCTCAAGCAGACCTACCTCGCCGCCGACGGCAACTTCGCGGTCAACGAGTACGCCGACAAGGCGACCCTCGAGTTCATCATGAAGAAGCTCGAGGCCGAGATGGCCCAGCAGCCCCAGGCTCCCGTCGTCCCTCAGCCCGCCCCTCAGCAGCCCGCCCCTCAGCCCCAGGTCAACTACGCCGCCGTCGCGGCCCAGTACAAGATCGAGGCGAGCGAGGCCAACGTCAACGCGTTCCTCGCCGAGGTCAAGGCCTACCAGACCCAGGGCACCCTCGGCCCCGGCAGCGCCGACACCGCCGCCATCCGCGACCTGCAGGACGCCCTCACCCGTCTCGGCTTCCAGGTGCCCATCACCAGCCAGTTCGACGCGGCCACCTCCCAGGCGGTCATGGCCTTCAAGCAGGTCAACGGCCTCCACCAGACCTACAAGAACCAGAACGGCAACTGGGCCATCAACGAGTACGCCGAGCCCCAGACCCTCCAGGTCATCATGGCCAAGCTTCAGGCCCAGATGGCTCAGCAGCAGCCCGCCGCTCAGCCCGCTCCCCAGCCGGCTCCCCAGCCCCAGGCCCCCGTCGCTCAGCCCGCCCCCCAGCAGCCCGCCGCTTCGCAGGTCAACCACGCCGCCGTCGCCGCCCAGTACAAGATCGAAGCGAGCGAAGCCAACGTCAACGCCTTCCTCGCCGAGGTCAAGTCCTACCAGACCGACGGTGCCCTCGGCCCCGGCAGCGACCAGAAGCAGGCCATCACCGACCTCCAGACCGTCCTCCAGAAGTGGGGCTTCGCCGTCACCCCCAACGGCAGCTTCGACGACGCGACCACCAAGGCCGTGATGGAGTACAAGAAGCAGAACGGCGTCCACCAGACCTACAAGAGCGCCGACGGCAGCTGGGCGGTCAACGAGTACGCCGACAAGGCGACCCTCGCCCACATCATGCAGAAGCTCGAGGCCGAGATTAAGAAGGCGTCGTAA
- a CDS encoding Glu/Leu/Phe/Val dehydrogenase, whose amino-acid sequence MATETHPVAINQLEKARLQLEKCGDLLDLDRGLRDRLGTPDKVVQTHSPVRMDDGSVRMFAGYRVQHNNILGPYTGGIRFHPSVDIDRITGLAMLMTWQCSLVGLPYGGAKGGVTLDPHQLSVRELERVTRRYTTDMVQVFDPHKDIPSPDMNTGPREMAWIMDTWSNNHGYAAPGVVTGKPTAVGGTVGRSSATGRGVVLALEELLKYQGRKLQGLRVAIQGFGKLGSVTAKLLHERGAKVVAVSDITGGLYREDGLDVKDLLGYTKVHRFLKGYAEATPITEEEVLYLPCDVLIPASLGSQIHVGNAHRIQAPIVVEGANAPVTFEADHLLEQRGVLVLPDIFANAGGVIVSYFEWVQGSQQLFWTESEVNARLQDVMARAFKNMVANVETRGLSFRMGAYVEAVGRVANALTLRGLYP is encoded by the coding sequence ATGGCCACCGAGACCCACCCCGTTGCGATCAACCAGCTCGAGAAGGCGCGCCTTCAGCTCGAGAAGTGCGGCGACTTGCTCGATCTGGACCGCGGTCTGCGCGATCGCCTCGGCACCCCCGACAAGGTGGTCCAGACCCACAGCCCCGTCCGGATGGACGACGGCTCGGTCCGCATGTTCGCCGGCTACCGGGTGCAGCACAACAACATCCTCGGCCCCTACACCGGCGGTATCCGCTTCCACCCCAGCGTGGACATCGACCGCATCACGGGCCTCGCCATGCTCATGACCTGGCAGTGCTCGCTGGTGGGCCTGCCCTACGGCGGCGCTAAGGGCGGCGTCACCCTGGACCCCCACCAGCTCTCGGTGCGCGAGCTCGAACGCGTCACCCGGCGCTACACCACCGACATGGTTCAGGTCTTCGATCCCCACAAGGACATCCCCTCGCCCGACATGAACACCGGCCCCCGTGAGATGGCCTGGATCATGGACACCTGGAGCAACAACCACGGCTATGCGGCCCCCGGCGTGGTGACGGGCAAGCCGACCGCCGTCGGCGGCACCGTGGGCCGCTCCAGTGCGACCGGCCGGGGGGTGGTCCTCGCCCTCGAGGAGCTGCTCAAGTATCAGGGCCGCAAGCTCCAGGGCCTCAGGGTCGCCATCCAGGGCTTCGGCAAGCTGGGCTCGGTCACGGCCAAGCTTCTGCATGAACGCGGCGCCAAGGTCGTCGCGGTCTCGGACATCACGGGCGGCCTCTACCGCGAGGACGGCCTCGACGTGAAGGACCTGCTCGGCTACACCAAGGTGCATCGCTTCCTCAAGGGCTACGCCGAGGCGACTCCCATCACCGAGGAAGAGGTGCTGTACCTCCCCTGTGACGTCTTGATCCCCGCCTCTCTCGGTTCGCAGATCCACGTCGGCAACGCCCATCGCATCCAGGCGCCGATCGTGGTCGAGGGGGCGAACGCTCCCGTGACCTTCGAGGCCGATCACCTCCTGGAGCAGCGGGGCGTCCTGGTGCTTCCCGATATCTTCGCCAATGCCGGTGGCGTCATCGTCAGCTACTTCGAGTGGGTCCAGGGCTCCCAGCAGCTCTTCTGGACCGAGTCCGAGGTCAACGCCCGCCTCCAGGACGTCATGGCCCGTGCCTTCAAGAACATGGTCGCCAACGTGGAGACCCGGGGCCTGTCCTTCCGCATGGGCGCTTATGTGGAGGCGGTGGGCCGCGTGGCCAACGCCCTGACGCTGCGGGGCCTCTACCCCTAA